DNA sequence from the Candidatus Limnocylindrales bacterium genome:
AGCAGCCACGCAATCCAGAGAGCAGAAGAAGTGATCGGCGCCTTCGTGGCGCACGTGCCCGACGGCAGCGCGCGGATCGACGATGGCGCCGCAGACGGGATCGCAGGGCAGCGTCTCGACGGCGGCCTCCAGTTCGAGCAGGAAGACCTGCACCGGCGTCACGACGTTGGGCAGCTCGACCAGTCCCAGCTCCTGGACGAAGCAGCCGGCTTCGCGCGCATGGCGCGCAACCTGATCCGTGGCCACCACCTGCCCGCGGCGCGCTTCGGCGCCGATGCGCGCGGCGATGTTGATGCTGCTGCCGAACCACTGGCCGCCGCGCCGCACGGCCTCGCCATGATGAAGCGCAACGCGGAAGGCCAGGTCCGGCTGCGCGAGCAGGCGCGGAAGCGCACGGCGGACGAGCTCGACGGCGGCGGCCGGCGAGCGGGACACGAAGATCGTGGAGTCGGTCAGGGTCTTGGCGATTTCGTCCCCCGGCTCGAGAACGGAGGCGACGATGTCGCGGGCGCGCGCCAGCGGCGAGGAAGGCTCGCCGGCGCCGCCGGCCGCGCCGAGCAGCGAAACGACGCTGAAGGTCGCTTCCACGCGGCGCCGTCCCTCAGACCAGCCCGAGCTGGGTGCGCAGGTCGCGCTTGACGATCTTGCCCATGGAGTTTCGCGGCAGCGATGCCACGAAGTAGAAACGCTCGGGAATCTTGTATCGCGCCAGCTCGGCGGCGCATCGCTCGCGCAGCTCCTCCTCCGTCACCGATGCGCCTTCGGCCAGCTGTACGGCGGCAACGACGCGCTCGCCGAGCCGCTCGTCGGGGATCCCGAGGACCGCGCACGCCGCTACGCGCGGGTCCTGATGCACCACCCGCTCGATCTCGGCCGGATAGACGTTGGCGCCGCCGCGCAGGATCAGCTCGTTGCGTCTGCCGCGAATGTAAAGATCGCCGTCTTCGCCGACGGCGCCGAGGTCGCCGGTGTGGAGGATGCCGTCGCGAAGGGCCTTGGCGGTCTCCTGCGGCTTGCCCCAGTACCCGAGCATTGGCGTGTAGACGCCGGCGAAGAGGCCGTCTCGGGCCGGAGCCACGCAGATCTCGCCGACCTCGCCAGGTGCGACGTCGCGGCCGTCACCGTCGAGCAGGCGGATCTCCACTTGCGGCAGCGGTCGCCCGATCAGGCCGGGCGTTGGCGGACGATCGCCGAGGGAGCGGGTGACGGCGGTGGGAGCCTCGGTCATGCCGTAGCCGATGGAAACGTCGGCTCCGAAGCGCTCGCGGTAGAGCTGAAGGAACGCGGGCGGGCACTCGGCGCCTCCGACCTCGGGGCGCACGAGCGTGGCCAGGTCGTTGCGGTCGACCTGCGGATTGGTCAGCAGGTCGTGGTAGATCGCGGGTACGGCGGCGAAGTGGCCGATCCGCTCGCTGCGCACCCACTCGGCAACGCCGACCGCGTCGATCCGGTCCATGCACACGCAGCAGCCTTGGATCTGGAAGGCCAGCAGCGGCACCAGCACCATCAGGTTCAGGATCGTCAGCGGCAGCAGCACGCCCTGGATCTGCCCCTGCGGATAGGCGGCCGTGGCGGCAGCAACGGCACCGGGGATCAGCAGGTTGTGCTGGCTGTGAACCGCGCCTTTCGGAAAACCCGTCGTGCCGCTCGTGTACGCGATCGCGGCCGGAGCGAAGGGATCGATGTCGACTTTCGGTGCCGGCGACGTGGCGTGGGCCAGCAGGCGGTGCCATTCGCACCCGCCGTCGCCGGCTTCCAGCTCGCAGACGTGCCGCAACGACGGCACATCGTGGCGCCGCGCGCGTACCTGCTCGCACATCGCGCGTTCGCCGAGGAACAGGCACGCTTCCGAATCGGCCAGCATGTAGGCCTTCTCGGGTGCAGCCAGCGGCCGGTTGATGCCGACCCAGATCGCCCCGAGGCGCATGCAGCCGAGAAAGGCGATGACGATGTCGGGATGGTTTCCGGTGCAGGCCGCGACGCGGTCGCCCGGCCGCACGCCCAGCTCCCATAGCGCCGCAGCCGCCTGATCGGCGGCGCGGTCGAGCGTGGCGTAGGTGTAGCGCGAATGGCGGCCGACCAGCGCCTCGCGCTGCGGACAGTTTCGCAGGCCGCGCTCCAGAACCGCGGCGACGCTCTGCGGAGCATCGCCGGGGATGCGGGGCCGCGCCTGCGGCAGGATCAGGCAGCGCTCGCGCACGAGATCGGAAAGCACGTTCATCACGCCGCTCCTGCGGCGGCAGCCGCGGCCGCGATGCGTGCCGCGGCGATGGCGGCGATCGCGGCGAAGGCGCGGGCGCGCCGCGATGCGGCCTGCACGGTGGTTGACGAAGAATCCGCGCCGCTCAAGGCCGCATGTACCAGCCGCCGCTGATGTTGACCGCCTCGCCGGTGATGAAGGCCGAGCGGTCGGAGGCCAGGAAGGCGATGAGCTCGGCAACCTCCTGCGGCTGCCCGAAGCGCCGCAGCGGCGTGCGATCGATCTCCTTCTGGAACTGGTCGGCATAGCGCGCGACGAACTTCGACCAGATCAGCCCCGGCGCCACCGCGTTGCATCGCACGCCGTAGGGGCCGCCTTCGAAGGCGACGCTGCGGGTGAGCGAGAACATCGCCGATTTGGCAGAAGCGTACGGCGCCTCGCGCCCTTCGTTGGCATCGCCCAGCCAGCCGGCGATCGAAGCGACGTTGACGATGCTGCCGCGGCGGCGCTCGATCATGCCCGGCAGCAGAAGGCGGATCAGGTGAAAGGCCGCGGTCAGATCGACGTCGAGCACGCGGTCCCAGTCCTGCATGGAAAACTCGCGTATCGGAGCGAGGACGTTCTCGGCGGCATTGTTGACCAGAACGTCGATGGGGCCGAGCTGCTCGTGCACCTGCGCGACCACTTCCTGCATGCGCTCGCGGTCGGCGATGTCGCCGGGGTAGGGTCGCACGGAGGCGCCGAGCTCGGAGGCGATCTCCTCGGCCACGGCATGGCAGCGACGCTCGTGGATGTCGACGACCGCCACGGCCGCGCCCTCGGCTGCAAGGCGGCGAACCGTGTGGCTGCCGATGCCGGCGCCTGCACCGCCCGTGACCAGCGCGACCCTTCCCGCAAACTCTCCGGCCATGAGGTCTCCTTTCTGCTGCCAGCTGCGAACGGATGCGTGCGCCGCGCGGGCCTTCCGATCAGGAATCGAGCCCGACCAGCCGCCGCTGGTTGTCGCGCATGATCATCTTCTGCTCGGCCGCGCCGAGCTTCTCCAGGCCGCGCGCAAAATCGACCGGGTCGCTGAGTCCTTCGGGATGCGGGTAGTCCGATCCGAAGACGACGCGGTCCATGCCGATCAGGTTGCCCAGAGCGACGATGTCCTCCTCGTGGTAGGGCGAGACGTAGATGTGCTGGCGGAACACCTCGCTCGGCCGGCCATGCCAGCGACCGCCGATCCAGGGGCCGTTGCGTCCCATGCCCTTCATCTTGTCCATCGCCTTGAGGATGTAGGGCACCCACAGCGAGCCGTTCTCGACGCTGAGGACGCGGATGTTGGGATAGCGGCCGAACAGGTTGTGGAAGATCAGGGCCGAGACCGTGTCCATGATGGGACGGTCGCCGTAGAAGTTGCACCACTGGAACGCCGACTGGCTGTGCGAGCTCGGATTGGGCTGCTCGCCCCAGTGCACCGACATCATCTCGTTGTAGCCGGACTCGCTGACGTGGAACGCGACGGCAAGCCTGGCTTCGTTGACCCGCGCCCAGAACGGATCGAAGAGCGGGTCGGCCGGCGACCTGCCGCCTTGCGGCCCCGGACGCATGCCGATGATGCGCGCACCGCGCGAAAGCGCCCACTCGAGGTCCCTGACCGCTTCGTCGACATCGAGCAGGGACATGATCGGCGCCGCGAATATGCGGCCGCGGTAGTCGAAGCCCCAGTCCTCGTCCAGCCAACGGTTGAACGCGCGCAGGTTGGCGTAGCTCTGCTCGATGTCGTCCTTCATGAAGTGCTCGACGCACACGCCGAGCGTGGGAAACAGAAGGCTGGACTCGAGGCGTTGCCTGTCCATCAGCGCCAGGCGCGCGTCGCGATTGACGTACGCGGGCTGCACGGGCTCCTTGACGCCGTCGTCGCCTCCCGCGTTCTCTCCGGTCAGGTAGCGCAGGTAGTCTCGCAGCGAGCCGGGCTTGAGCGTGACGTCGAAGTTCAGCTCCATGTCGGCCAGGAACGTGAACGGCTTGGTGCCGACCAGGATGCGCTCGCGACCGGAGCCGTCGCGGACCACGCGCACCGCCTTGTCGCGGTGCCTGGGCTCGATGAAGCGGGTGAAGGCGTCGCGCGGCTCGTAATAGTGATTGTCGCCGTCGAAGCTCAGATAGCCGAGGTCGATCATTGCTCGCTCCTGCGGTCGATGGCCGCCGCTGGCGCGGCGCAGTGGGCCGTGCCGGTCGACCGCGCCCGACGGCGCGGGGCCGGCCGGCGGGTCGATCGAGTAGAACAGGTTCTACGGAGGCAGACAAGCCGCTGCCAAGGCGGCTGCTGAGCGACCGAGGAGCGGCCGGCTCGGGCCGCGCTTGCAGGCGCCCGAACCGGCCGGTCGACCAACGGTCAGCGCACGACCATCTGGTGCTCGTCGGCGACGGTGCCGGCGGTATCGGTCAGCAGCGTCGTGCCTACCGCCAGGGTCGTGCCCGGCGCCAGATTGGCGTCGGTGACGGCGCGGATCTTGATCGTGCCGCTGCCCGGCTGCACCGCGCTCCAGGTGAGCTGGTTGCCCACGATCTTGCTCGGCGCCGGGATCGACGATTCGAACGTCAGACCGGTCGGCAGCGTGATCACCGCTTCGCTGGCCGTGGCCAGGTTGCGGTAGCGGAACATGAGCTGCGTGCTCAGGCCGGGCGCCACGTAGCGCGCGCCCGTCATGCTCGCCGTCAGCGCGCGCGGCGAGGTCGGCGTTTCCGTCGGTGTCAGCGACTCGACGACGGCCGTGTCGAGGCCGCTCAGCATCACCTGCCCGCTCGTGCTGTCGCGCAGCGAGACGTCCATCGAGGCGACGGCGCCGCGCGCGTCCGCATCCGGAATGCGCGCCTGGCCGCGGATCTTGATCACGCCCGCGGTGCCGACGTTATTCCACACCAGGAGCGAGCCCGACTGCACGCTCGGCGGCGGAATGGCTCGCGTGACCGAGACCGACTCGTTCACCAGTGCGGTCACCGTGCTGGTCTCGCCCACGTTGCGGTAGCGCAACGTCACGTTGACGGCGCCGCCCTCGGTCGCACGCTTGCTGCCGGTGACGCTCAGCGAAGGCGTCCGGCTGGTGCTCGTGGTCGTGTTCCGGCCCTCGACGACCGCCACGTCCGTGCCCGTCTTCTCGCGCAGCGCCGCGTCCTTGAACTCGATGACGTTCTCCAGGACGACGCCGGGGTTGGTGCCCTCGGGAATGCGCACGGTGATGTAGGCCTGGCCTGCGCGTCCCGCCGACAGGCGCGGGATCTCGAAGCGGACCTGATTCGTCGTGTGGTCGATCGTGAACGGATCGCGCGAGCTGACCGATACGATCTCCAGGCCTTCGGGCACCTGATCGATGATGGTGACGCCATGCGCGTCCACGCACGGGTCGCACCACAGGCAGCGGTAGACGATCTCGTTGCCCGCTTGCGTGATGCCGACGTGGCGCTTGCGCATGACG
Encoded proteins:
- a CDS encoding AMP-binding protein, with the translated sequence MNVLSDLVRERCLILPQARPRIPGDAPQSVAAVLERGLRNCPQREALVGRHSRYTYATLDRAADQAAAALWELGVRPGDRVAACTGNHPDIVIAFLGCMRLGAIWVGINRPLAAPEKAYMLADSEACLFLGERAMCEQVRARRHDVPSLRHVCELEAGDGGCEWHRLLAHATSPAPKVDIDPFAPAAIAYTSGTTGFPKGAVHSQHNLLIPGAVAAATAAYPQGQIQGVLLPLTILNLMVLVPLLAFQIQGCCVCMDRIDAVGVAEWVRSERIGHFAAVPAIYHDLLTNPQVDRNDLATLVRPEVGGAECPPAFLQLYRERFGADVSIGYGMTEAPTAVTRSLGDRPPTPGLIGRPLPQVEIRLLDGDGRDVAPGEVGEICVAPARDGLFAGVYTPMLGYWGKPQETAKALRDGILHTGDLGAVGEDGDLYIRGRRNELILRGGANVYPAEIERVVHQDPRVAACAVLGIPDERLGERVVAAVQLAEGASVTEEELRERCAAELARYKIPERFYFVASLPRNSMGKIVKRDLRTQLGLV
- a CDS encoding SDR family NAD(P)-dependent oxidoreductase — encoded protein: MAGEFAGRVALVTGGAGAGIGSHTVRRLAAEGAAVAVVDIHERRCHAVAEEIASELGASVRPYPGDIADRERMQEVVAQVHEQLGPIDVLVNNAAENVLAPIREFSMQDWDRVLDVDLTAAFHLIRLLLPGMIERRRGSIVNVASIAGWLGDANEGREAPYASAKSAMFSLTRSVAFEGGPYGVRCNAVAPGLIWSKFVARYADQFQKEIDRTPLRRFGQPQEVAELIAFLASDRSAFITGEAVNISGGWYMRP
- a CDS encoding amidohydrolase family protein; this translates as MIDLGYLSFDGDNHYYEPRDAFTRFIEPRHRDKAVRVVRDGSGRERILVGTKPFTFLADMELNFDVTLKPGSLRDYLRYLTGENAGGDDGVKEPVQPAYVNRDARLALMDRQRLESSLLFPTLGVCVEHFMKDDIEQSYANLRAFNRWLDEDWGFDYRGRIFAAPIMSLLDVDEAVRDLEWALSRGARIIGMRPGPQGGRSPADPLFDPFWARVNEARLAVAFHVSESGYNEMMSVHWGEQPNPSSHSQSAFQWCNFYGDRPIMDTVSALIFHNLFGRYPNIRVLSVENGSLWVPYILKAMDKMKGMGRNGPWIGGRWHGRPSEVFRQHIYVSPYHEEDIVALGNLIGMDRVVFGSDYPHPEGLSDPVDFARGLEKLGAAEQKMIMRDNQRRLVGLDS